CCAGATCAAATCAAAAAAGGCAGCGCCACTGCGCTGCCTTTCAATTGCCTCGATGACTGAGCAGAATACCCGCTGAGCTTACAGCTCAAAATCACCAAACGCATCGTTTTCTACCTGACGCGCAAGAAAAGCAACCAAATCATCGTGACCACCAATATATTGACCATCCAGAATGATTTGCGGAACGGTTCGAACCTGGTTACCGGTTTGCTGCTCGATAAAATCAACCATCATTGTTTTGGCAAGATCAGCTCCCAAGACCAAGGTCGTATACTCAGTACCACGCTCATCCAAAATAGCCTTTGCTTTTACACAATAAGGACAGTTTGGCTGGGTGATCACCAAGTTCTGGTAGCCAGCAAGTTGCTCCATCGTCATATCAGACATGTTTAGTTTCTCATTCCGGTGTGATGTAGTAGCCAAGATTAAAGGATTGCTGATGCCGCTGACAAGTACTCACGCCGCAACAAAGCTCACTCGCTGGCAATTTGCACAGGAATCCTCTGTCGGCCAAAACTTTTCAGGATCGGTTTAAAGCGCCCAGCCAACTGATAGCCACAATAAGTGCACTCTCCCTGTTCGGAGAGATGGGTATCTCCGAGTTGATACCAGTTTCTGGTCAGGACATTCTGGCCACAGCCCGGGCAATAGGTACTGTCTCCTTCGACATCAAAAATATTCCCTACATAGGCATAGTGTAAACCGTTGGCTATTGCTATCTCGCGCGCTTTTTTCACCGTCTCGGGAGGGGTAGGCTGTTTGTCCATCATTTTGAAGTCAGGATGAAACGCACTAAAATGCACCGGCACATCAGGGCCGAGGTTGTCATGTACCCAGCGGGTCAGCGCCTCTATCTCCTGGGGACTGTCGTTTTCGCCGGGGATCAACAAGGTGGTAATTTCAAACCACACATCGGTTTCGTGGCGCAAGTAGAGCAAGGTGTCGAGTACGGGAGCAAGATGGCCGCTGCATATTTTATGGTAAAAGCGCTCAGTAAAGGCCTTCAGGTCAATATTCGCCGCATCCATGTAACGGTAAAACTCAGCACGGGGCTTTTCACATATATACCCAGCGCTAACCGCAACACTGTGTATCCCCAACTCCCGGCAAGCCTGTGCGGCATCAACCGCATACTCCATAAAGATCACCGGATCGTTATAGGTAAAGGCAATACTGTCACAACCATACCGCTGAGCAGCCAAAGCCAGTTGTTCCGGCATGGCAGTGGAACATAAGGTATCTATCTGTCGGGACTTACTGATATTCCAGTTCTGGCAGAACTTACAACCAAGGTTACACCCTGCAGTACCAAACGACAGCACCGAGGTACCGGGGTAAAAGTGATTAAGCGGTTTTTTCTCAATCGGATCGATACAAAAGCCGCTGGAGCGACCGTAACTGGTCAGCACAATTTTCCCCTCATGGGCCTGCCTGACAAAACAAGCCCCTCGCTTCCCCTCTCGCAATCGACACTGTCGGGGACAAAGGTCGCACACCACCCTACCATCATCGAGCCGATGCCAGTATTTTGTTGGATAGAATTCAGGAGGTTGAGGCATGACAGTCACCCAAATGGTTATGCCCAAGCAAACTCGCTCTACAGAAGCCAGCCAATGTACATATTGGT
This Photobacterium gaetbulicola Gung47 DNA region includes the following protein-coding sequences:
- a CDS encoding hypothetical protein (COG0678,COG0695) gives rise to the protein MSDMTMEQLAGYQNLVITQPNCPYCVKAKAILDERGTEYTTLVLGADLAKTMMVDFIEQQTGNQVRTVPQIILDGQYIGGHDDLVAFLARQVENDAFGDFEL
- a CDS encoding putative pyruvate formate lyase-activating enzyme (COG1180), which encodes MPQPPEFYPTKYWHRLDDGRVVCDLCPRQCRLREGKRGACFVRQAHEGKIVLTSYGRSSGFCIDPIEKKPLNHFYPGTSVLSFGTAGCNLGCKFCQNWNISKSRQIDTLCSTAMPEQLALAAQRYGCDSIAFTYNDPVIFMEYAVDAAQACRELGIHSVAVSAGYICEKPRAEFYRYMDAANIDLKAFTERFYHKICSGHLAPVLDTLLYLRHETDVWFEITTLLIPGENDSPQEIEALTRWVHDNLGPDVPVHFSAFHPDFKMMDKQPTPPETVKKAREIAIANGLHYAYVGNIFDVEGDSTYCPGCGQNVLTRNWYQLGDTHLSEQGECTYCGYQLAGRFKPILKSFGRQRIPVQIASE